The Enterobacter oligotrophicus sequence CTGCTCCGCATACTGAGGCGCAGCATGGAGAGGAACAATATTCACACCAGCTTCCCCTGAAAAATCGGCACGGATTCAAAAAGATAGCCATCAAAATCAGGCGCATCTTCGTCAGACAACTCCAGCAGGCTCTTTTTCACGTTTTCCAGATGCTGGAACATCGCCTGCCAGGCTCCCGTCACATCGCGTCGACGTAGCGCGGCAAGGATCGTTTGCCTGTCGCCCAGCCATTTGAGGCGGTACGCGCGGCTGGCAATGTGGACATTAAACTGCTGCCACAGCGGGCTGCTGTCCATGTGGTGCCAGACGCTCTCAACGGTCGCCAGCAGCATCTGGTTCTGCGTCGCGCCCGCCAGCACCAGATGGAACATCTTATTATTGTCCTGACTGCGATCGTCGGCAGCAATCGCCCGCTGCTCCTGCTCGATAATCCGGCGCAGGTTGTCGATATCGGCACGCGTCGCCATTTTCGCGGCGAACGCGGCAATATTGCTTTCAAGCAGCTGGCGCGCCTGTAAAATCTCAAACGGCCCTACGTCACTGTTGAGAAAGCGCTCTTCTTCGTTTTCGTGTTCTTCAGGGATGCGCATCACGTAAACACCCGAGCCCTGACGGATATCCACCGTGCCCTGCAGCTCAAGCATCAACAGCGCCTCTCGCACGATAGTGCGGCTTACGCCATAGGTTTCGGCAATGTTGCGCTCCGGCGGCAGGCGCGACCCAACGGGATAATGCCCCTGGATAATTTGCGCCCGTAAATCCTCGCCAATTTCCTGGTACTGTTTTTTTTCCGGCAGGATGACAGCCTTATCCACGTTACCACCTGTGTTTTTCAGTGAATGCGCAGGCCGGGCGTCCTCCCGGCCAGTTTGTGTACTATTTTATCAGAACGCTTACTTCCATTCATCGTCAACGGTGAGCGTCAGCACGCGCGCATCGCGCAGTTGCCGGAACCAGGCGGCCGATTTCTTTGCGCGTCGGGCACGGTTATCGCCCAGATCGATCTCAATCAGCCCGTAGCGGTTTTTAAAGGCATTCATCGGTGACACATTATCAGTGAACGCCCAGAGCATATAGCCGTGACAGTTTGCCCCCTCCTCCCGCGCCAGCAGCGTGTAGTAAAGGTGCTCGCTGATAAAGTCGATGCGGTACGTGTCGTCGATAATGCCATCACGGTTGCGGAACTGTGCTTCGTTTTCCACCCCCATCCCGCTCTCCGCCACGAACCAGTCGATGTTGCGGTAATCCTTTTTAATCCGCATCGCCATGTCGTAGATAATGCGCGGATAAATCTCCCAGCCGCGAGAGGTGTTCATTCGCCGCCCCGGTAGCTCAAACGTTTCGTAATAGTATGCCGGGTGGAACGGTGTCTCCGGGTGCCAGGCGCGGGAAGGTGCTTTCACCCGGTGCGGGTAATAGAGGTTGATCCCCAGCTCGTCGACGGTGTTACCGGCAATCAGCGCCAGCTCCTCTGCCGTGTAGTCCCACTGAACGTGGTGCTGCGCAAGCAGGGCAAAGAGTTCCTGTGGATAGTGACCATGTACCAGCGGGTCGAGAAAGACGCGATTGTAGAAGAGATCGTAGATCTCCGCCGCCCGCACATCATGCGGCGCACGTGAGCGCGGATAAGTCACTTCAGGGTTCAGAATGCAGCCCACCGAGCCACGATAACCTTTCTCACGAAACAGCTTCACCACTTTTGCCGTCGCCAGCACTTTATGGTGATTCCACTGCATCCACGTACTGGTGTTCTGCTCGTAAGGCCAGCGCAGTGCATCAAGGTAAACGCGGGTCTGCACCACGATCGGCTCATTGAACGTAAACCAGCGGGCGACTCTGGTGTGGTAGCGTTCGAACACTTTTTCCGCATAGCGAACGAACAGCTCAACCACATGCTTCGACGCCCAGCCGCCGTAGGTTTCCAGCAGCACGCCCGGTAATTCGTAATGTTCCAGGCAGATCATCGGTTCGATGCCCTGACGATGCATCTCATCGAACAGCGCGTCATAGTATGCGGCGTATTCTTCATCCACCGTCACGTTTTCATAATCGGTCAAAAAACGCGACCAGTTGATCGAGGTACGGTAATGCGTCAGCCCGGCCTGCTTCATCAGGGCGACATCTTCCCGGAAGCGGTTGATAAAATCGGTCGCCACCGCCGGACCGTAGCCG is a genomic window containing:
- a CDS encoding GntR family transcriptional regulator; this translates as MDKAVILPEKKQYQEIGEDLRAQIIQGHYPVGSRLPPERNIAETYGVSRTIVREALLMLELQGTVDIRQGSGVYVMRIPEEHENEEERFLNSDVGPFEILQARQLLESNIAAFAAKMATRADIDNLRRIIEQEQRAIAADDRSQDNNKMFHLVLAGATQNQMLLATVESVWHHMDSSPLWQQFNVHIASRAYRLKWLGDRQTILAALRRRDVTGAWQAMFQHLENVKKSLLELSDEDAPDFDGYLFESVPIFQGKLV
- a CDS encoding glycoside hydrolase family 1 protein, translating into MSTKQITIPQDFILGAAASAWQTEGWSGKKAGQDSWIDLWYKNDRHVWHNGYGPAVATDFINRFREDVALMKQAGLTHYRTSINWSRFLTDYENVTVDEEYAAYYDALFDEMHRQGIEPMICLEHYELPGVLLETYGGWASKHVVELFVRYAEKVFERYHTRVARWFTFNEPIVVQTRVYLDALRWPYEQNTSTWMQWNHHKVLATAKVVKLFREKGYRGSVGCILNPEVTYPRSRAPHDVRAAEIYDLFYNRVFLDPLVHGHYPQELFALLAQHHVQWDYTAEELALIAGNTVDELGINLYYPHRVKAPSRAWHPETPFHPAYYYETFELPGRRMNTSRGWEIYPRIIYDMAMRIKKDYRNIDWFVAESGMGVENEAQFRNRDGIIDDTYRIDFISEHLYYTLLAREEGANCHGYMLWAFTDNVSPMNAFKNRYGLIEIDLGDNRARRAKKSAAWFRQLRDARVLTLTVDDEWK